In bacterium, the genomic window CCGAACCGGATCGGGCGGCTACGACCGCTGCCATTCCTCGAGTTGCTGGTAGTCGCGGTACTGCTGCCACTCGGCGCAGGCCTGCTTGAGCAGCAAGCCGACCACGACCATCGCCAGGAAGATGCCCGCCATCAGGTAGACACTGTGCCAGGCCTGCTGCGTGGCCTGGGCGGAGGGGTCCAGCATGGCCTCCGGGGGACGCATCAGGTACTGAGTCAGTGCCTCCAGGACCCCGGCCCTGTGGAGATGGCGCCAGCCGCCGAGGTCGAGCACGAAAGCGTGCAGCATGCCCACCAGGAGGCACACCTCGGTGGCGAACAAGACGACGATACGCCGCCGCAGGCTTCGGCCCACGGCGGCTAACTCGGGAGGGAGCATGTTGGGTACCCGCTATGGCTTCGCTTTCCTCATGTTAGCAGTCGTCCCTCAAGGTCGTCTCACGAGTCGGCGAAGAAGTGCTGTGCTGGGGGCGCTCCTCATGGCGAGCGGGCTGCTGTCCGTTGCCGTGGCCCAGCCCCCCGTCCCTCCCGGCGCGGCGGCGCTGGGGTACACCCGGTGCGTCATCAACGAGCGCCCCGCGGTCGCCGACATCGCGCCCGGCAAGGATGGCGACTACAAGTGGTTCAGCGGGCAGTGGTATTCGCAGCAGCCGCCATCGCTCGACCACTACGCCATGCAGGACGGCGTGCTGGCGCTCAGTCTCGGCGGCGACCTCGTGAGCGTCGCGCGCGACTTCCCCGGGGGGAAACTGCCCTTGCTGCCGGGGATTGACGGCTTCTACGTGGAGTTCGAGGTGCGGCTGTCGGACAACGACCCCGACCACTGGCCGGCCGTGTGGCTCATGCCCGCCGAGCACAGCGGCAAACAGCAGGACCACTACGCGGGTGACCCGCCGGGCTTCGAGCGCTGGATGGAGCTGGATGTGGATGAGGGGGGCTTTGGGCCGGGGCTGACGGGCACGGTGCATAGCTGGACCGGGATCTGGAAGGGAGCCCCGCCCTACCAGCGCGAGATGAATCACAACAATGTGTCCAAGGTGCCGCTGGACCGCAGCCAGAAGCACACCTTCGGCGCGAGCTACGACCCGGTGCGCCAGCAGGCGACGTGGTGGGTGGATGGCGAGCAGCAGATGAGCGCGGGCTACCCCTACGTACCGGGGGTGGCGGCCAAGCAGCACTTCTATCTCATCATGAGTGCCCAGACCCACGGCGCCCGGAAGCCGTACCAGATGTTCGTCAGCGCGGTGCGCGCGTTCGTGCCGCCGAGTTCAGCCTTGCCGGCAGTGTCCTGACCACTCTACCGAATCGGAGCGACTATGACCCGCTACGACAACCTGCCCTACTCCACCTACCACCAGGATCGCCGAGTGATGGATGTCTTCCTCCCCGACGCGCCCAACGGCGCCGGCATCCTGTTCGTCCACGGCGGGGGCTGGAACCGCGGGCAGAAGGACGGCTGGCATCCGGTCATGGAGCACTTCTGCGGCCTGGGCTATGCCTGCGCCACGGCCGAGTACCGGCTGTGTCCGCAGGTGACGCTCGTGGGGATCATCGAGGATGTGCGGCTGGCGATGTGCTTCGTGCGAGAGCGGGCCGAGGAGTGGGGCTGTGACCCGGGACGCATCGCCGCGTACGGCTCCTCGGCGGGCGGGCACCTGGTGGGGCTGCTGGCGACCATTGGGCCGGGCGATCCGCTGGGGGTGACTGACGAGTTGACAATCCGCGACACCGTGCCCCAGGCGGTGGCCGCCATGAACCCGGCGCTGTCGCTGTCACGGCTGCGGCCGGACCTGGTGCCCGAGGAGATGCTGACGGGCTGGCCGGCGCAGGTCGGGTCACCCGAGCCGGAGGAGCGTGTGAGGGGAGGCGAGCCGCCCTTTCTCATCGTCGTGGGCGACCTGGACGAGACCACGCCTCTGGCGATGCAGGAGGCAGCGGCGGAGGCTCTGCGAGCGCACGACGTGCCGGTGGAGTTGGTGGTCGTGCCCGGGGCCGTGCACGGCGCGTTCTACGGCGTGACGTCGGAGGTGCAGCAATTCGCCCTGCCGCACATTGAGG contains:
- a CDS encoding alpha/beta hydrolase, which translates into the protein MTRYDNLPYSTYHQDRRVMDVFLPDAPNGAGILFVHGGGWNRGQKDGWHPVMEHFCGLGYACATAEYRLCPQVTLVGIIEDVRLAMCFVRERAEEWGCDPGRIAAYGSSAGGHLVGLLATIGPGDPLGVTDELTIRDTVPQAVAAMNPALSLSRLRPDLVPEEMLTGWPAQVGSPEPEERVRGGEPPFLIVVGDLDETTPLAMQEAAAEALRAHDVPVELVVVPGAVHGAFYGVTSEVQQFALPHIEGFLQRTLAVAAQ